TCGGCCACCAGCGGAATCATCTGCTCCACGGTCGGCTTCTGGGTCATGGTGTTGACGAACTTGTTGGAAACCACGTACAGGCGATCGATACGCCCTTCCAGGTAGGCATCCAGCATGACCTTGACGCTGCCGATCAGATCGTTGATCGACGGCTCTTCGCCCAGGTGACTGATGGCTGCAACCACGTTGCCGCCATAGTTCTTGAAGAAGGATGCGCCCTTGGCACCGATCACGCAGAGGTCGATCTCCGCGCCACGATCGCGCTGGGCTGCCATGTCCTTGACGAGCGCCTTGAACAGGTTGATGTTCAGGCCGCCGGCCAGACCACGGTCGGAGCTCACCACGATGTAGCCGACGCGCTTGACTTCACGCTCGACCATGAACGGATGACGGTACTCGGGGTTGGCGTTGGCCAGATGGCCGATCACCTGGCGAATGCGCTCCGCGTAGGGACGGCCGGCCGCCATGCGCAGTTGTGCCTTGCGCATTTTGCTCACCGCCACCTTTTCCATGGCATTGGTGATTTTTTGCGTGCTTTTGATGCTCGCAATCTTGCTGCGAATCTCTTTTGCGCCTGCCATTTCACACCTATCGGGTTAGCAGGCGGGGGTCGTTACCGACCCCCGCTGCGGCTTACCAGGTTTGGGTGGCCTTGAACTTCTCGATGCCGGCCTTGATGCCTGCGTCGATTTCGTCGTTGAAGTCACCCTTCTCGTTGATCTTCGCCAGCAGAGCAGCATGCTCGCGCTGGAAGAAGGCGATCAACGCCTGTTCGAAGGCGCCCACTTTGGCGATCTCGATGTCCTGCAGGAAGCCACGCTCGGCGGCATACAGGGACAGCGACATCTCGGCGATGGACATCGGCGCGTACTGCTTCTGCTTCATCAGCTCGGTAACGCGCTGACCATGCTCGAGCTGCTTGCGGGTCGCGTCGTCCAGGTCCGAGGCGAACTGGGCGAAGGCCGCCAGTTCACGGTACTGGGCCAGCGCGGTACGGATGCCGCCGGACAGCTTCTTGATGATCTTGGTCTGGGCCGCGCCGCCCACACGGGATACCGAGATACCGGCGTTGACGGCCGGACGGATACCCGAGTTGAACATGGAGGTTTCCAGGAAGATCTGACCGTCGGTGATGGAGATCACGTTGGTCGGTACGAACGCGGAAACGTCACCGGCCTGGGTTTCGATGATCGGCAGGGCGGTCAGGGAACCGGTCTTGCCTTTCACTTCGCCGTTGGTGAACTTCTCGACGTACTCTTCGGAAACGCGGGAAGCGCGCTCCAGCAGACGGCTGTGGAGATAGAACACGTCGCCCGGGTAGGCTTCACGGCCCGGCGGACGGCGCAGCAGCAGGGAGATCTGGCGGTAGGCAACGGCCTGCTTGGACAGGTCGTCGTACACGATCAGGGCGTCTTCACCGCGGTCGCGGAAGTATTCGCCCATGGTGCAGCCGGAGTACGGCGCCAGGTACTGCAGAGCAGCGGATTCGGAGGCGCTGGCAACGACCACGATGGTGTTGGCCAGGGCACCGTTCTCTTCCAGCTTGCGTACGACATTGGCGATGGTCGATTGCTTCTGACCGATGGCAACGTAGACGCAGCGGATGCCGCTGTCTTTCTGGTTGATGATGGCGTCGACGGCCAGGGCGGTCTTACCGATCTGACGGTCACCGATGATCAGCTCGCGCTGGCCACGGCCTACCGGAATCATGGCGTCGACCGACTTGTAACCGGTCTGAACCGGCTGGTCTACCGACTTACGCCAGATCACGCCCGGCGCCACTTTCTCGACGGCGTCGGTCAGCTTGGCATCGATCGGGCCTTTGCCATCGATCGGGTTACCCAGGGCATCGACGACGCGACCCAGCAGTTCCGGACCAACCGGTACTTCCAGGATGCGGCCGGTGCACTTGGCGTTCATGCCTTCTTTGAGGTCCTGGTATTCACCCAGTACCACAGCACCGACGGAGTCTTGCTCCAGGTTCAGCGCCATACCGTAGACGCCGCCCGGGAATTCGATCATCTCGCCGTACATGA
This Pseudomonas sp. ATCC 13867 DNA region includes the following protein-coding sequences:
- the atpG gene encoding F0F1 ATP synthase subunit gamma, with amino-acid sequence MAGAKEIRSKIASIKSTQKITNAMEKVAVSKMRKAQLRMAAGRPYAERIRQVIGHLANANPEYRHPFMVEREVKRVGYIVVSSDRGLAGGLNINLFKALVKDMAAQRDRGAEIDLCVIGAKGASFFKNYGGNVVAAISHLGEEPSINDLIGSVKVMLDAYLEGRIDRLYVVSNKFVNTMTQKPTVEQMIPLVAEDNADLKHHWDYLYEPDAKALLDGLLVRYVESQVYQAVVENNACEQAARMIAMKNATDNAGDLISELQLVYNKARQAAITQEISEIVGGAAAV
- the atpA gene encoding F0F1 ATP synthase subunit alpha, translating into MQQLNPSEISEIIKGRIEKLDVASQARNEGTIVSVSDGIVRIFGLADVMYGEMIEFPGGVYGMALNLEQDSVGAVVLGEYQDLKEGMNAKCTGRILEVPVGPELLGRVVDALGNPIDGKGPIDAKLTDAVEKVAPGVIWRKSVDQPVQTGYKSVDAMIPVGRGQRELIIGDRQIGKTALAVDAIINQKDSGIRCVYVAIGQKQSTIANVVRKLEENGALANTIVVVASASESAALQYLAPYSGCTMGEYFRDRGEDALIVYDDLSKQAVAYRQISLLLRRPPGREAYPGDVFYLHSRLLERASRVSEEYVEKFTNGEVKGKTGSLTALPIIETQAGDVSAFVPTNVISITDGQIFLETSMFNSGIRPAVNAGISVSRVGGAAQTKIIKKLSGGIRTALAQYRELAAFAQFASDLDDATRKQLEHGQRVTELMKQKQYAPMSIAEMSLSLYAAERGFLQDIEIAKVGAFEQALIAFFQREHAALLAKINEKGDFNDEIDAGIKAGIEKFKATQTW